From the genome of Segatella hominis, one region includes:
- a CDS encoding mannitol dehydrogenase family protein, whose translation MKLNDILSNNFNAEEWEAKGYQLPQYDIAAVAKKTHDEPTWVHFGAGNIFRAFPAAILNDALNTGKYDHGVIVVESFDYEIIDKAYRPYNNLSLLVSLQSNGTIEKKVIASITESLKADKQFGEDWARLVQIFQAPSLQMVTFTITEKGYSFNDADLARGLDAVFAMGKLTALLYERYKAGKLPITLQSTDNCSHNGDHVKAGVKAYAERWVKDGIVEAGFLDYINDSSKVTYPWSMIDKITPRPHEKVQAMLAEDGFEDNETIITEKHTFTAPFVNAEEVQYLVCEDTYTNGRPPLELGGALYTTRKTVDEVETMKVTTCLNPLHTAMSIYGCMLDYTLISAEMADEDLRAFIQKMGYIEAMPVVTDPGVLNPYEFIGTVINKRLPNPFMPDAPQRIATDTSQKLSIRFGETIKKYIARGLDKSNLVLIPLVLAGYARYLKALDDNLKPFEPSSDPLLAELQAIVAPLEVGKADQDYSCLKNLYTRKDVFGLDLYEAGFGEQIEGMVKELFAGKGAVRQTLHKYVSAR comes from the coding sequence ATGAAACTAAACGACATTCTTTCTAACAATTTTAATGCTGAAGAATGGGAGGCGAAAGGTTATCAGCTTCCTCAGTATGACATCGCTGCTGTAGCCAAGAAGACTCATGATGAGCCTACTTGGGTTCACTTTGGCGCAGGTAACATTTTCCGTGCGTTCCCTGCTGCTATCCTCAACGATGCACTTAACACGGGTAAGTATGACCATGGTGTCATCGTGGTTGAAAGTTTTGACTATGAAATTATCGATAAGGCTTATCGTCCTTACAATAACCTCTCTCTTCTCGTAAGCCTCCAGTCTAATGGAACCATTGAGAAGAAGGTCATCGCTTCTATCACAGAGAGTCTCAAAGCCGACAAGCAGTTTGGTGAAGACTGGGCTCGTCTGGTTCAGATCTTCCAGGCTCCAAGTCTGCAGATGGTAACTTTCACCATCACCGAGAAGGGATATTCTTTCAATGATGCCGATTTGGCTCGTGGTCTCGATGCAGTATTTGCTATGGGTAAGTTGACTGCCCTCCTTTATGAAAGATACAAGGCAGGTAAGTTACCTATCACCCTTCAATCTACTGACAACTGTTCTCACAATGGCGATCATGTAAAGGCTGGTGTGAAGGCTTATGCTGAGCGCTGGGTAAAGGATGGCATCGTAGAGGCTGGTTTCCTGGATTATATCAACGATAGCAGCAAGGTTACATACCCTTGGTCTATGATAGATAAGATCACTCCACGTCCTCATGAGAAAGTGCAGGCGATGCTGGCAGAGGATGGCTTTGAGGACAACGAAACCATCATCACCGAAAAACATACTTTTACAGCTCCTTTTGTGAATGCTGAGGAGGTGCAGTATCTCGTTTGTGAGGATACTTATACCAATGGTCGTCCACCATTGGAGTTGGGCGGTGCACTCTATACCACCCGCAAGACGGTAGATGAGGTAGAGACCATGAAGGTAACCACCTGTCTGAACCCACTGCATACTGCCATGTCTATCTATGGTTGCATGCTCGACTATACTTTGATTTCTGCCGAGATGGCTGATGAGGACCTGCGTGCCTTCATCCAGAAGATGGGTTATATCGAGGCGATGCCTGTGGTAACAGACCCAGGAGTCTTGAATCCATACGAGTTTATCGGTACCGTGATCAATAAGCGTCTGCCAAACCCATTCATGCCAGATGCTCCTCAGCGTATCGCTACCGATACCAGTCAGAAACTCTCTATCCGCTTCGGTGAAACCATCAAAAAGTATATCGCTCGCGGTCTTGACAAGAGTAATCTCGTATTGATTCCATTGGTATTAGCTGGTTATGCCCGTTATCTCAAGGCTTTGGATGACAATCTGAAACCATTCGAGCCTTCTTCCGACCCATTGTTGGCTGAACTTCAGGCTATTGTAGCTCCTCTGGAAGTAGGCAAGGCAGATCAGGACTATTCTTGTCTCAAGAATCTCTATACCCGTAAGGATGTATTTGGTCTCGATCTCTACGAAGCAGGTTTCGGAGAGCAGATAGAAGGCATGGTGAAGGAACTCTTTGCCGGCAAGGGTGCAGTAAGACAGACATTGCATAAGTATGTTTCTGCGAGATAA
- a CDS encoding GH36-type glycosyl hydrolase domain-containing protein, translated as MAEKKYGHFDDANREYVITDPKTPWPWINYLGNEDFFSLISNTAGGYSFYKDAKFRRITRYRYNGVPMDNGGRYFYIKDGDTVWNPGWKPCKTPLDSYECRHGMNYTRITGSKNGVEASVLFFVPLHTWAEVQKMTLKNNSKEVKSLKVFSFAEWCLWNAATDMENFQRNFSTGEVEVEGSTIYHKTEYRERRNHYAFYTVNTDIQGYDTDRESFIGLYNEFADPEAVMEGKPRNSFAHGWSPIASHYIEVTLQPGESRDLIFLLGYVENEQDKKFVAKKVINKEKAHELMAKFDTTEKVDAAFAELNQYWDNLLNIFTVKSGNDKLDRMVNIWNQYQCMITFCMSRSASFFESGIGRGMGFRDSNQDLVGFVHQIPTRARQRIIDIASTQFPDGGCYHQYQPLTKRGNNDIGGGFNDDPCWLIFGTVAYIKETGDFSILSEQVPFDNQPGSEVSLFEHLKISMNHVINNLGPHKLPLIGRADWNDCLNLNCFSWDPNESFQTTENKGEGSKAESLMIAGLFVVTGKDYVALCKQLAKEAANCHEGTIAGLAEEDYLVEAERMQQAVDAMNEAVKQHGWDGEWFLRAYDFFGNKIGSDENEEGKIFIESQGWCTMAGIGLEDGLCDKALDSAKERLECEHGMVLNNPAYTTYHVEMGEISSYPEGYKENAGIFCHNNPWVIIGETVAGRGNDAWKHYTKILPSYVEEKYQTLHKVEPYVNCQMVAGKDAAKPGEGKNSWLTGTAAWMWYTVSEFILGIKPDYEGLNIDPCLPSTAKEYEVTRKFRGGEYHITVKNPEGKEKGVKQIIVDGKPIEGCVIPCQAGKHEVIVEM; from the coding sequence ATGGCAGAGAAAAAGTATGGTCATTTTGATGACGCCAATCGCGAGTACGTGATTACCGACCCTAAGACCCCTTGGCCTTGGATCAACTATTTGGGTAATGAGGATTTCTTCTCATTGATCTCCAACACAGCAGGTGGCTACTCCTTCTACAAGGATGCCAAGTTCCGTCGCATCACACGCTATCGTTACAATGGCGTGCCTATGGACAACGGCGGTCGTTACTTCTATATCAAGGATGGTGACACCGTCTGGAACCCTGGTTGGAAACCTTGCAAGACCCCACTCGACTCCTACGAGTGCCGCCATGGCATGAACTACACACGCATCACCGGTAGCAAGAACGGCGTGGAGGCAAGCGTGCTCTTCTTCGTTCCTCTCCACACTTGGGCTGAGGTACAGAAGATGACGCTCAAAAATAATTCCAAAGAAGTGAAATCTCTCAAGGTATTCTCTTTTGCAGAATGGTGCTTGTGGAATGCAGCCACTGACATGGAAAACTTCCAGCGCAATTTCTCTACAGGAGAAGTTGAGGTAGAAGGCTCTACGATCTACCACAAGACGGAATACCGCGAACGTAGAAATCATTATGCTTTCTACACCGTGAATACCGACATTCAGGGCTACGATACCGACCGCGAAAGTTTTATCGGTCTCTATAATGAGTTTGCAGACCCAGAAGCAGTCATGGAAGGAAAACCTCGCAACAGTTTTGCTCACGGATGGAGTCCTATCGCTTCACATTATATCGAAGTTACCCTGCAACCGGGAGAAAGCCGCGACCTGATCTTCCTCTTGGGATACGTGGAGAACGAGCAGGACAAGAAATTCGTAGCTAAGAAAGTGATCAATAAGGAAAAGGCACACGAACTGATGGCTAAGTTCGATACCACTGAAAAGGTGGATGCAGCCTTTGCTGAACTCAACCAGTACTGGGATAACCTGCTGAACATCTTCACCGTAAAGAGCGGAAACGACAAGCTCGACCGCATGGTGAACATCTGGAACCAGTATCAGTGCATGATTACCTTCTGCATGTCCCGTTCAGCAAGCTTCTTTGAGAGTGGTATCGGCCGAGGCATGGGCTTCCGTGATTCCAATCAGGACCTGGTAGGCTTCGTTCATCAGATACCTACTCGTGCCCGTCAGCGCATCATCGATATCGCCAGCACCCAGTTCCCAGACGGTGGCTGCTATCACCAGTATCAGCCTTTGACCAAACGAGGCAACAATGATATCGGTGGTGGTTTCAACGACGATCCTTGCTGGCTGATTTTCGGTACAGTAGCATATATCAAGGAGACAGGTGATTTCTCTATTCTTTCAGAGCAGGTACCTTTCGACAACCAGCCTGGTAGCGAAGTAAGTCTCTTCGAACATCTGAAGATTTCGATGAATCACGTCATCAATAATCTCGGTCCTCACAAGTTGCCACTCATCGGAAGAGCTGACTGGAACGACTGTCTCAACCTCAACTGCTTCTCTTGGGATCCAAACGAGAGTTTCCAGACTACAGAGAATAAGGGTGAAGGTTCCAAGGCAGAGAGTCTGATGATAGCCGGACTCTTCGTAGTAACCGGAAAGGACTACGTGGCTCTGTGCAAGCAGCTTGCCAAGGAAGCAGCAAACTGTCATGAGGGCACGATAGCAGGACTCGCCGAGGAAGACTATCTCGTAGAAGCCGAGCGCATGCAGCAGGCGGTGGATGCGATGAACGAAGCCGTAAAGCAACATGGTTGGGATGGAGAATGGTTCCTCCGTGCCTATGATTTCTTCGGAAACAAGATAGGTAGCGATGAGAACGAGGAAGGCAAAATCTTCATCGAGAGCCAGGGCTGGTGTACGATGGCTGGTATCGGTCTGGAAGACGGACTCTGCGACAAAGCTTTGGATAGTGCCAAGGAGCGATTGGAATGCGAGCATGGTATGGTGCTCAACAACCCTGCCTATACAACCTATCATGTAGAAATGGGCGAGATTTCTTCTTACCCAGAGGGTTACAAGGAGAATGCCGGAATTTTCTGCCACAACAATCCATGGGTCATCATTGGTGAAACGGTAGCCGGACGTGGCAACGATGCTTGGAAGCACTACACCAAGATACTTCCAAGTTATGTAGAGGAGAAATATCAGACCTTACACAAGGTGGAACCATACGTAAACTGCCAGATGGTAGCAGGTAAGGATGCAGCCAAACCTGGCGAGGGCAAGAACTCTTGGTTGACGGGTACAGCCGCATGGATGTGGTACACCGTGAGCGAGTTCATCCTGGGCATCAAACCAGACTACGAGGGCTTGAATATCGACCCTTGCCTGCCAAGCACGGCCAAGGAGTATGAGGTAACCCGCAAGTTCCGTGGCGGTGAGTATCATATCACCGTGAAAAACCCAGAGGGCAAGGAGAAGGGAGTGAAGCAAATCATCGTAGATGGCAAACCTATTGAGGGTTGCGTCATCCCTTGTCAAGCAGGCAAACACGAGGTAATCGTAGAGATGTAA
- the uxuA gene encoding mannonate dehydratase, which produces MERTWRWFGKKDKITLAQLKQIGVEGIVTALHDVPLGEVWTREKIHELKEYIESYGMKWSVVESLPVVETLKYGGPDRDHQIEVYKESLRNLGEEGIKCICYNFMPVLDWARTDLSHDNPNGANNLYMNWGEFAYFDIYILQREGAREDWAEFSKEHKWGRDLVAEADEIKKTSTPEQDHALVENIIIKTQGFVSGNFSEGDAAPVQKFRDLLKLYDGIDKKKLQENMKYWLEAIMPICDEYDINMCVHPDDPPYPVFGLPRIIGRAEDIQWMLDAVPNKHNGLTFCAGSFSAGEHNDCVAMAKQFADRTHFVHLRSCYIFPNGNFTEASHLGGRGHLIELCRIFEKAEQEGKCNSGRRLPMRVDHGMTFTDEPGGVFDESNHGHNAGYTLLGRMFAMGQIQGVIATVDDELGIEYKQPGFYD; this is translated from the coding sequence ATGGAAAGAACATGGCGCTGGTTTGGCAAGAAAGATAAGATTACGCTTGCACAGTTGAAACAGATAGGTGTTGAGGGCATCGTTACCGCATTGCACGATGTTCCTCTGGGCGAGGTTTGGACACGTGAGAAGATTCATGAACTCAAGGAGTACATTGAATCTTACGGTATGAAATGGAGCGTGGTAGAGTCTTTGCCTGTGGTTGAAACCTTGAAATATGGCGGTCCTGACCGTGATCATCAGATTGAGGTTTATAAGGAGAGTCTCCGCAACTTAGGTGAGGAAGGCATCAAGTGCATCTGCTACAACTTTATGCCGGTTTTGGACTGGGCACGTACCGATTTGTCTCACGACAATCCTAACGGAGCCAATAACCTCTATATGAACTGGGGCGAGTTTGCCTACTTCGATATCTATATCCTGCAGCGTGAAGGCGCCCGTGAGGATTGGGCAGAGTTCTCTAAGGAACACAAGTGGGGCAGAGACCTCGTGGCTGAGGCTGATGAAATCAAGAAGACTTCTACGCCAGAGCAGGATCATGCTTTGGTAGAGAACATCATCATCAAGACCCAGGGTTTTGTATCCGGTAATTTCAGCGAGGGTGATGCTGCTCCTGTACAGAAGTTCCGCGATCTCTTGAAACTCTATGATGGCATTGACAAGAAGAAGCTGCAGGAGAACATGAAATACTGGCTGGAGGCCATCATGCCTATCTGCGATGAGTACGATATCAATATGTGTGTTCACCCTGATGATCCTCCTTATCCAGTATTCGGATTGCCAAGAATCATTGGTCGTGCAGAGGATATCCAGTGGATGTTGGATGCTGTGCCAAATAAGCACAATGGTTTGACTTTCTGTGCTGGTTCATTCTCTGCCGGTGAGCACAACGACTGTGTGGCAATGGCTAAGCAGTTCGCCGATCGCACTCACTTCGTTCACCTTCGTTCCTGCTACATCTTCCCTAATGGCAACTTCACAGAGGCTTCTCACTTAGGTGGTCGTGGTCATCTCATCGAACTTTGCCGTATCTTCGAGAAGGCAGAGCAGGAAGGCAAGTGCAATTCTGGTCGTCGTCTCCCTATGAGAGTGGACCATGGTATGACCTTCACCGATGAGCCTGGCGGCGTATTCGATGAGAGCAACCACGGACACAATGCCGGTTACACCCTTCTGGGTCGTATGTTTGCCATGGGTCAGATTCAGGGCGTCATCGCCACCGTGGATGATGAACTCGGTATTGAGTACAAACAGCCAGGATTTTATGATTAG
- a CDS encoding AAA family ATPase: MKNNIIGRKSELDTLARIYESRQSEFVAICGRRRVGKTFLVREYFEQEMVFQASGLAGGNTQEQLKNFFYTLRRYDRKVSSLPHDWLDAFEMLISYLDSLSQVERKVVFLDELPWMDTVGSDFISALEHFWNGWASARRDIVLIVCGSATSWMMDKLINNHGGLYGRLTHRLFLQPFSLGESETFLKTKGMMLSRYEMAELYMILGGIPYYLNLLDERLSLAQNIDRILFNPNGQLYNEFSILYRSLFKDSEAYVKVVECLNKRGYGMTRTEIANAAQMKSGKTLTTILDNLESCGFIRKYVNFGCSTRKSLYQLVDFFTLFYFRFLRDSSFRNLLYWSKLQRTPRFYAWAGVSFEILAMNHISQVKQRLGIAGVSTNLYSWRSKSSGEADERAAQIDMVIERGDNTINLCEMKFSEGEFAINKDYDKILRNKIARFMEETKTRKSIQLTFISSYGLQRNMYSGIAQNEVVLNDLF, encoded by the coding sequence ATGAAGAACAATATCATAGGCAGAAAGAGTGAACTGGATACCTTGGCTCGCATATATGAGTCAAGGCAGTCTGAATTTGTGGCTATATGCGGACGCCGCAGAGTGGGGAAAACGTTTCTCGTGCGTGAATATTTTGAGCAGGAAATGGTTTTTCAAGCATCCGGACTGGCAGGAGGAAACACTCAGGAACAGTTGAAAAACTTCTTTTATACACTTCGTCGTTATGACCGGAAAGTATCATCGCTGCCCCATGATTGGCTCGATGCCTTTGAGATGCTGATTTCTTATCTCGATTCTCTGTCCCAAGTAGAACGCAAGGTGGTTTTTCTCGACGAACTGCCTTGGATGGATACTGTGGGTTCTGACTTTATCTCTGCCTTGGAGCACTTCTGGAATGGATGGGCTTCGGCACGTCGCGACATCGTTCTGATAGTCTGTGGCTCTGCCACTTCCTGGATGATGGACAAACTCATCAATAATCATGGTGGACTTTATGGTCGTCTTACCCATCGTCTATTCCTGCAACCTTTTTCTCTTGGAGAATCGGAAACGTTTCTGAAGACCAAGGGGATGATGCTGTCAAGATACGAGATGGCAGAGCTTTACATGATATTGGGAGGCATCCCATACTATCTTAATCTTTTGGACGAGCGGTTAAGTTTAGCGCAGAATATAGACCGTATACTGTTCAATCCCAACGGTCAGTTGTATAATGAGTTTTCGATACTCTATCGCTCCCTGTTCAAGGATTCTGAGGCATATGTCAAGGTAGTAGAGTGCCTGAATAAGCGTGGATATGGAATGACTCGCACAGAAATAGCTAATGCAGCCCAGATGAAATCAGGCAAGACATTGACCACGATTCTTGACAATCTGGAATCGTGCGGATTTATCAGAAAATATGTCAACTTCGGATGTTCTACCCGAAAATCTCTTTATCAGTTGGTGGATTTCTTCACCTTGTTTTATTTTCGTTTTCTGCGAGACAGTTCGTTCCGGAATCTTCTGTATTGGAGCAAGTTGCAGCGCACGCCCCGTTTCTATGCCTGGGCAGGAGTTTCATTCGAGATATTGGCGATGAATCATATCTCTCAGGTCAAGCAGCGGTTGGGTATTGCTGGTGTATCCACCAATTTATATTCATGGCGGAGCAAGAGTAGTGGGGAGGCTGATGAGCGGGCCGCTCAGATAGATATGGTGATAGAGCGTGGTGACAACACCATCAATCTATGTGAAATGAAATTCTCGGAAGGAGAGTTTGCCATCAATAAGGATTATGATAAGATTTTGAGAAACAAAATTGCCCGTTTTATGGAAGAAACGAAAACTAGGAAGTCCATACAGCTGACGTTTATCAGCAGTTATGGTCTTCAGCGCAACATGTATTCGGGCATTGCCCAGAACGAAGTGGTGCTCAATGATTTGTTTTGA